The Erigeron canadensis isolate Cc75 chromosome 4, C_canadensis_v1, whole genome shotgun sequence genome window below encodes:
- the LOC122595673 gene encoding protein phosphatase 2C 16-like: MGLIEDIVPAVSVSISLTSPVSKTPANGTHVDFSRITLVAPVLPGSTGDYSILGIGKSGFLEGIKEIDSNETVNGDMIMQENDIDKNMTIGNQSSSISLPITVAIKAIDKGQIVAEVISLGEETIDSKVGHTLKAAVVVLADQSHNKVVRSVFELECVPLYGSHSVIGKRPEMEDTVINVPNFMKLPVKMLAADHIINLVNPNLNDLTSHFFGVYDGHGGCQVANYCRDRVHNALEEEIKVMKQEIVKGTMSDTVQVQWEKAFTKCFQKVDDEVGGKTCISIDGSKPPPEPVAPETVGSTAVVSLICSSHIIVANCGDSRAVLYRGKEAIPLSTDHKPNREDEYARIEAAGGKVIQWNGHRVFGVLAMSRSIGDGYLKPWIIPEPEVTFTPRAREDECLILASDGLWDVISNEEACEVARKRILIWHKKNAGLPLERDVRGVDPAAQAAADYLTMLALQKGSKDNISVIVVDLKYQRKFKAKP; the protein is encoded by the exons atGGGGTTGATAGAAGATATAGTACCAGCTGTTTCGGTTTCAATTAGCTTAACTAGTCCTGTGTCTAAGACCCCTGCAAATGGAACTCATGTGGATTTTAGTCGAATCACACTAGTTGCTCCTGTGTTGCCCGGATCGACCGGTGATTATAGTATTCTTGGAATCGGGAAATCTGGTTTTTTAGAGGGTATTAAAGAAATAGACAGCAACGAGACAGTTAATGGTGACATGATAATGCAAGAAAACGACATAGATAAAAATATGACAATCGGGAATCAATCAAGTTCTATTAGTTTGCCGATCACAGTTGCGATAAAGGCTATTGATAAAGGTCAAATAGTTGCTGAAGTAATAAGTTTGGGCGAAGAAACGATTGATAGTAAGGTTGGGCATACTTTAAAAGCAGCAGTGGTGGTTCTTGCTGATCAGAGTCATAATAAGGTTGTAAGGAGTGTTTTTGAATTAGAATGTGTTCCACTTTATGGTTCTCATTCAGTTATTGGCAAAAGACCAGAAATGGAAGACACGGTAATTAATGTTCCTAATTTTATGAAACTTCCTGTTAAGATGTTAGCTGCTGATCATATCATTAATTTGGTGAATCCGAATTTGAATGATTTGACATCACATTTCTTTGGAGTATATGATGGTCACGGAGGTTGCCAG GTGGCCAATTATTGTCGTGACCGTGTTCATAATGCTTTAGAGGAGGAGATCAAGGTTATGAAACAAGAAATAGTCAAAGGTACCATGAGTGACACTGTACAAGTTCAGTGGGAGAAAGCGTTTACTAAGTGCTTTCAGAAGGTCGATGATGAAGTTGGAGGAAAGACATGCATAAGTATTGATGGATCGAAACCTCCTCCTGAACCAGTAGCCCCAGAAACTGTGGGGTCTACTGCTGTGGTGTCGTTGATTTGTTCATCACATATCATCGTTGCAAACTGTGGTGATTCAAGAGCTGTCCTTTACCGTGGCAAAGAAGCCATCCCTCTGTCAACTGATCATAAA CCGAATCGCGAAGATGAATATGCAAGGATTGAGGCAGCAGGTGGCAAGGTCATACAATGGAATGGACATCGTGTTTTTGGTGTTCTTGCAATGTCAAGGTCTATCG GTGATGGGTATCTGAAGCCTTGGATAATACCTGAACCTGAAGTTACTTTTACTCCCCGAGCTAGAGAAGACGAGTGCCTTATTCTTGCTAGTGATGGGTTGTGGGATGTTATCTCAAATGAGGAAGCATGTGAAGTAGCTAGAAAACGGATTCTTATTTGGCATAAAAAGAATGCTGGATTGCCTCTTGAAAGGGATGTAAGAGGAGTCGATCCAGCAGCACAAGCAGCAGCCGATTATCTCACGATGCTTGCTCTACAGAAAGGAAGCAAAGACAACATATCTGTGATTGTGGTGGACCTCAAATACCAGAGGAAGTTCAAAGCAAAACCTTGA
- the LOC122595664 gene encoding DNA-directed RNA polymerase I subunit rpa49-like, translating into MGKKHKNTIIEEEEEESPMSQHQKENFQQTPPKKKHKKTHKVKIETINTTSSLSDKSLPLIGYFPSGYDPNESSLKKQPGVKLMRHVKRSNRLQLVVSPAVSSQVQFVGTNYSGEAAAPQACSYALGILDKDTNTLKIVQIESNKIFRLEPKFGNEEEDDAADEVSNVVEDKATIEETQAKYNFSTRKAELTAKKERARRSHGNPEAQEDLNNKMADAMVNTEALKAGAATTNIARNIPPYDMSATLPQEAYPLHMIISKGEWRYLRDIAELLQKGRDITPDAYPQFVCNRIHNIETVKDEEAKEVLACIFSYINHLIKFKDKHSMDGFSSAKHHKLPNILNQKFNDMFGNTESKRLADDKRDLLISYVLVLTLFADKFRTEFTDIAKDLRMSTGALRTHFQFLGCKFIRENNLTLATLPAPLKFPEVTMKRRR; encoded by the exons ATGGGCAAGAAACACAAAAACACGAttatagaagaagaagaagaagaatcacCAATGTCTCAACATCAAAAGGAAAACTTTCAACAAACCCCCCCAAAAAAGAAACACAAGAAAACCCACAAAGTCAAAATCGAAACAATCAACACAACATCATCGTTATCAGACAAATCGTTACCCTTAATCGGGTATTTTCCATCTGGGTATGACCCGAATGAAAGTAGTTTAAAGAAACAACCTGGTGTTAAGCTTATGAGACATGTGAAACGTAGTAATAGGTTACAGTTAGTTGTGAGCCCAGCTGTTTCTTCCCAGGTTCAGTTTGTCGGTACTAATTATTCCGGTGAAGCGGCGGCACCTCAGGCGTGTTCTTATGCACTTGGAATACTTGATAAGGACACTAATACTCTAAAGATTGTTCAGATTGAATCTAATAAG ATATTTAGATTGGAACCAAAGTTTGggaatgaagaagaagatgatgctgCCGATGAAGTTTCTAACGTTGTGGAAGATAAAGCGACAATAGAAGAAACACAAGCAAAATATAACTTCTCAACTAGAAAGGCTGAACTAACG GCCAAGAAAGAAAGGGCTAGGCGTTCACATGGTAATCCCGAGGCCCAGGAAGATTTGAACAATAAGATGGCTGATGCAATGGTCAACACAGAAGCTCTAAAAGCTGGTGCAGCAACTACTAATATTGCTCGTAATATACCACCTTATGATATGTCAGCAACTTTACCTCAGGAGGCTTATCCACTACATATGATTATCTCCAAGGGAGAGTGGAGATATCTTCGTGATATTGCTGAGCTTTTACAAAAAGGGAGGGATATTACACCTGATGCTTACCCTCAGTTTGTTTGTAATAGAATTCATAACATCGAGACGGTCAAG GATGAGGAGGCGAAAGAGGTTCTTGCTTGCATATTCTCGTACATCAAtcatcttatcaagttcaaggacaAGCATTCGATGGATGGGTTTTCGTCTGCAAAACATCATAAATTACCAAACATACTGAATCAGAAATTCAATGACATGTTTGGCAACACGGAATCAAAAAGGCTTGCTGATGATAAGAGAGATCTTCTTATTAGCTATGTTTTGGTGCTTACTCTCTTTGCTGACAAGTTTAGAACAGAATTTACAGACATAGCTAAGGATCTGAGAATGTCCACTGGTGCATTAAGGACTCATTTCCAATTTCTGGGCTGCAAGTTTATCAGAGAAAACAACTTAACCTTGGCCACACTTCCTGCTCCTCTGAAATTCCCTGAAGTCACGATGAAGCGCCGAAGATAA